Proteins encoded within one genomic window of Arachis ipaensis cultivar K30076 chromosome B08, Araip1.1, whole genome shotgun sequence:
- the LOC107610279 gene encoding threonine synthase, chloroplastic (The sequence of the model RefSeq protein was modified relative to this genomic sequence to represent the inferred CDS: added 51 bases not found in genome assembly), translated as MAAASSTSLFHASSPFPLKTHQPPRPRPTHFPIKAQSQPTTPLTSPKQRRPADENIRDEARRNNITHDNLFSACYVPFNADPSSTESYSLDEIVYRSQSGGLLDVQHDMAALKKFDGEYWRNLFDSRVGRTTWPYGSGVWSKKEWVLPEIDSDDIVSAFEGNSNLFWAERFGKQFLGMNDLWVKHCGISHTGSFKDLGMTVLVSQVNRLRKMNRPVVGVGCASTGDTSAALSAYCASAGIPSIVFLPANRISIAQLVQPIANGAFVLSIDTDFDGCMQLIREVTAELPIYLANSLNSLRLEGQKTAAIEILQQFDWQVPDWVIVPGGNLGNIYAFYKGFHMCKELGLVDKIPRLVCAQAANANPLYLYFKSGWKDFKAVKANTTFASAIQIGDPVSIDRAVYALKNSNGIVEEATEEELMDAMAQADSTGMFICPHTGVALTALFKLRNSGVIKPTDRTVVVSTAHGLKFTQSKIDYHSKDIKEMACRYANPPVQVKADFGSVMDVLKKYLLSKAPKH; from the exons CTCAAAACCCACCAACCCCCCAGGCCCAGGCCCACCCACTTCCCTATCAAGGCCCAATCCCAGCCCACCACTCCTCTCACCTCCCCCAAGCAGCGCCGCCCTGCCGACGAGAACATCCGCGACGAAGCCCGTCGCAACAACATCACCCACGACAACCTCTTCTCAGCCTGCTACGTCCCCTTCAACGCCGACCCTTCCTCCACCGAGTCCTACTCCCTCGATGAGATCGTTTACCGCTCTCAATCCGGCGGCCTCCTCGACGTCCAGCACGACATGGCCGCCCTCAAGAAGTTCGACGGCGAGTACTGGCGCAACCTCTTCGATTCCCGCGTCGGCCGCACCACCTGGCCCTACGGCTCCGGCGTCTGGTCCAAGAAGGAGTGGGTGCTCCCCGAGATCGACAGCGATGACATCGTCAGTGCCTTTGAGGGAAACTCCAATCTCTTCTGGGCCGAGCGTTTCGGCAAACAGTTCCTCGGCATGAACGATCTCTGGGTCAAGCACTGCGGCATCAGCCACACCGGCAGCTTCAAGGATCTCGGCATGACCGTTCTCGTCAGCCAG GTGAACCGCTTGAGGAAGATGAATAGACCTGTGGTTGGTGTTGGTTGTGCTTCAACTGGAGACACCTCTGCTGCTTTGTCTGCTTACTGCGCTTCTGCGGGGATCCCTTCCATTGTGTTCTTGCCTGCTAACAGGATCTCCATTGCGCAGTTGGTGCAGCCGATTGCGAATGGTGCTTTCGTGCTGAGTATTGACACCGATTTTGATGGTTGTATGCAGCTGATTAGGGAGGTTACGGCCGAGCTGCCGATATATTTGGCGAATTCTTTGAACAGTTTGAGGCTTGAGGGGCAGAAGACTGCTGCTATTGAGATTCTGCAGCAGTTTGATTGGCAGGTCCCTGATTGGGTCATTGTCCCCGGCGGCAACCTTGGCAATATTTATGCTTTTTACAAAGGGTTTCATATGTGTAAAGAGTTGGGGCTTGTGGATAAGATTCCCAGGCTCGTTTGTGCCCAGGCTGCGAATGCCAATCCTTTGTACTTGTACTTCAAGTCAGGGTGGAAAGATTTTAAGGCGGTGAAGGCTAATACTACCTTTGCATCTGCCATACAAATTGGTGACCCTGTTTCAATTGACAGGGCTGTTTATGCCTTGAAGAACTCGAATGGGATTGTTGAGGAGGCGACTGAGGAGGAGTTGATGGATGCCATGGCTCAAGCAGACTCCACTGGCATGTTTATTTGCCCTCACACTGGAGTGGCTTTGACTGCATTGTTTAAGTTGAGGAATAGTGGGGTTATAAAGCCTACCGATAGGACTGTGGTGGTGAGCACGGCTCATGGGTTGAAGTTCACTCAGTCCAAAATCGattatcattccaaggatatcaAGGAGATGGCTTGCAGATATGCTAACCCGCCGGTGCAAGTGAAGGCGGACTTTGGCTCGGTTATGGATGTGTTGAAGAAGTATTTGCTGAGTAAGGCTCCAAAGCATTAG
- the LOC107614319 gene encoding pollen-specific leucine-rich repeat extensin-like protein 2, translating to MDEVVDDTPFWLQSGAASHRGRHLRRSYSMIFSSGAVLIILLVAATAFILIIAPTLHSFSSHILKPHSVKKSWDSLNFVLVLFAILCGFLSKNNTTTTNDTPRSSSYQDQTFIEATQSQDYAKQNPETPMHWYEYSERTPSYNRLRSFNSYPDLRQESWIAAEERWRFYDDTHVRGYREVGIDHNENRELRRRPSRPAAGEEQKEEEQGIIKNIEVDTFEVRTTKVPSSPPVPAAVPPSPPVQAAVAPSPPPAPPPLPSKDRPRHSRVIEKPKYEESGVESIRQRHSPPPPPPLPAVHNKNKRGSATKEFFTSLKGKNRKKQRQRSFENFESILNSEPPPTLPPRQPPPPPPMPPPPSVFQNLFSKKSKHKKGHPDVSSSRTKPQVVVAKANVKPHLRENISTLEENVITGNESPLLPIPPPPPPPPFKLPAWKFLVQGDYVRVDSISSSSSGSPDLDEDVVDSPSSEASQWDNDNSPSSPQGGDLEPEIMLFYPSPDVDTKAGTFIETFRAGLRMEKINSTREKQGIGRSNLGPSTYLERNGPKLKLRN from the coding sequence ATGGATGAAGTAGTGGACGACACACCCTTCTGGCTCCAAAGTGGTGCCGCCAGCCACCGCGGCCGCCACCTCCGCCGCTCATACTCCATGATATTCAGCTCCGGGGCGGTTCTCATTATCCTTCTGGTGGCTGCAACTGCATTCATCTTAATCATAGCACCTACATTACATTCTTTCAGTTCACACATTCTTAAACCCCATTCAGTGAAGAAAAGCTGGGATTCACTCAACTTTGTTCTGGTTCTCTTTGCCATACTATGTGGCTTCCTCAGCAAGAACAACACCACTACCACCAACGACACCCCACGTTCCTCCTCCTATCAAGATCAAACCTTCATTGAAGCAACGCAATCACAAGACTATGCTAAACAAAACCCAGAAACACCAATGCATTGGTATGAATACTCTGAGAGAACACCCTCTTATAACAGGTTGAGGAGTTTCAACTCCTACCCTGATCTCCGCCAAGAGTCGTGGATCGCCGCCGAAGAACGATGGAGATTTTACGATGATACCCACGTTAGAGGTTACCGCGAGGTGGGCATCGACCACAACGAGAACCGAGAACTCCGTCGCAGGCCGTCAAGACCAGCTGCcggagaagaacaaaaagaagAAGAGCAGGGGATCATTAAGAACATTGAAGTTGACACCTTTGAAGTTCGTACGACCAAAGTCCCCAGCTCGCCGCCGGTACCAGCAGCGGTTCCACCATCGCCGCCGGTACAAGCAGCAGTTGCACCATCGCCGCCGCCGGCACCACCACCTTTACCCAGTAAAGATCGTCCAAGACATTCCCGAGTGATTGAGAAGCCGAAGTATGAAGAATCGGGAGTTGAAAGCATAAGACAACGACACTCACCGCCACCACCTCCCCCGCTTCCTGCGGTGCACAATAAGAACAAGAGAGGGAGTGCAACTAAGGAGTTCTTCACGTCTTTGAAGGGAAAAAATAGGAAGAAACAAAGGCAGCGCAGCTTCGAGAATTTCGAAAGCATTCTGAATTCTGAACCTCCTCCTACTCTGCCTCCACGACAACCACCCCCACCACCACCTATGCCACCACCGCCTTCGGTTTTTCAGAATCTTTTCTCTAAGAAAAGCAAACATAAAAAGGGTCACCCAGATGTTTCATCATCAAGAACCAAACCGCAGGTTGTTGTGGCAAAGGCTAATGTTAAGCCCCATCTTAGAGAGAATATCTCAACTTTGGAAGAAAACGTTATTACTGGTAACGAGTCACCCTTGCTGCCAATACCTCCACCGCCGCCTCCGCCGCCATTTAAACTGCCGGCGTGGAAGTTCCTGGTGCAGGGTGACTATGTTAGAGTAGATAGCATTAGTAGTTCAAGTAGTGGTTCGCCAGATTTGGATGAAGATGTTGTGGATTCACCCAGCAGTGAGGCAAGTCAATGGGATAATGATAATAGTCCTTCTTCTCCACAAGGTGGGGATTTAGAACCTGAAATAATGTTGTTCTATCCCAGCCCTGATGTTGATACCAAAGCTGGTACTTTCATTGAAACATTCAGAGCTGGTTTGAGGATGGAAAAGATCAACTCCACCAGGGAGAAGCAGGGAATAGGGAGATCCAATCTTGGACCTTCAACATATTTGGAAAGAAATGGACCCAAGTTGAAGTTACGAAATTGA